From a region of the Synechococcus sp. PCC 7502 genome:
- a CDS encoding daunorubicin resistance protein DrrA family ABC transporter ATP-binding protein, translating to MAVLIVENLRKSYGTTTAVDDVSLNVAAGQIYGLLGPNGAGKTTTLRCIATLTKPDAGTIQVYGATDARAIRQNLGYIAQEVALDKVLTGRELLELQAALYHMPSKTIKTRINEVLELLQLQEYADKLTGTYSGGLKKRLDLAAGLLHQPKILILDEPTVGLDIQTRITIWNFLRQLKSEGITVLITSHYLEEIDALAERVAIIDKGKVIAEGTPSDLKSQLGGDRLTIKIKEFAEYPEAEQALKQLKNLPFVTSGLINNAQGNAINLVIAPDPKAVAEIQSCLDTANIPIFSFSQSKPSLDDVFLSATGQTILDAEIAQAEITPTKKRR from the coding sequence ATGGCTGTTCTCATAGTTGAAAATCTCAGAAAATCCTATGGCACTACTACGGCGGTAGATGATGTCTCACTTAATGTCGCAGCGGGGCAAATCTATGGATTGTTAGGACCCAATGGTGCAGGCAAAACCACTACCCTCAGGTGCATTGCCACTTTGACAAAACCAGATGCAGGGACAATTCAAGTCTATGGAGCCACCGATGCCAGAGCGATCCGTCAAAATTTGGGTTACATCGCCCAAGAAGTAGCTCTTGATAAAGTCCTAACGGGGCGAGAGTTATTAGAACTACAGGCAGCTTTGTATCACATGCCCAGCAAAACTATTAAAACCAGAATTAATGAGGTTTTAGAACTTCTCCAATTACAGGAGTATGCGGATAAATTAACTGGTACCTATTCCGGAGGTCTTAAAAAACGCTTAGACCTTGCTGCGGGACTGTTACATCAGCCCAAAATCTTAATTCTTGATGAACCCACCGTCGGGCTGGATATTCAAACTCGGATCACGATCTGGAATTTCTTACGTCAACTCAAATCCGAAGGCATCACTGTCCTAATTACCAGTCACTACCTCGAAGAGATCGACGCTTTAGCAGAACGGGTGGCAATAATTGATAAGGGTAAAGTTATAGCCGAAGGTACACCTAGCGATCTTAAGTCTCAGCTTGGAGGTGATCGCCTGACAATTAAAATTAAAGAATTTGCGGAATATCCAGAAGCAGAGCAGGCTTTGAAGCAATTAAAAAATTTACCGTTTGTGACCAGTGGTTTAATCAATAATGCCCAAGGTAATGCCATTAACTTAGTAATTGCTCCCGATCCTAAGGCTGTGGCAGAAATTCAGTCCTGTCTCGATACTGCTAATATTCCGATCTTTAGTTTCTCCCAGTCTAAGCCTAGTCTTGATGATGTATTTCTCTCCGCCACAGGACAGACTATCCTAGATGCAGAAATTGCCCAAGCTGAGATTACCCCCACTAAAAAGCGGCGTTAA
- a CDS encoding lysozyme: MNQDGLELLKRFEGCRLQAYQDSFGVWTIGYGHTQNVYPNQIITQQQAINLLDSDLSVFELGVCQAVKAPLNSNQFSALVCFTFNVSLEDFTNSTLLKLLNNSDYEGAANQLHQWVYADGQRL, encoded by the coding sequence ATTAACCAAGATGGGCTAGAACTGCTTAAACGGTTTGAGGGTTGCAGGCTCCAAGCATATCAAGATAGTTTCGGAGTCTGGACTATTGGCTATGGGCATACCCAAAATGTGTACCCTAACCAGATAATCACCCAGCAACAGGCGATCAACTTGCTTGATAGTGATCTATCAGTATTTGAGCTTGGGGTGTGTCAGGCGGTGAAAGCACCTCTAAATAGTAATCAATTCTCTGCCTTGGTTTGCTTTACTTTTAATGTTAGTTTGGAGGATTTTACAAACTCAACTTTGCTTAAATTATTAAATAATTCAGACTATGAAGGGGCGGCAAACCAGTTACATCAATGGGTTTATGCCGATGGTCAAAGGTTATAA
- a CDS encoding transposase, which yields MNSQKKSKWTTLIIIDSQAVKNTCNASIESKGFCSYKATNGIKRHLAVDTLGFPFFTYLTRANVSDDQGLIEMLTINIDYFKSKPDDITLTTILLDSGYHIEKLTTDLQKVYPEIMTKIRFEISPKVSKQQKAEKGLSGFVVVPTRWVIGLKDAKS from the coding sequence GTGAACAGTCAAAAAAAATCAAAATGGACAACTTTAATCATCATTGACTCACAAGCAGTGAAAAATACTTGTAATGCAAGTATAGAATCCAAGGGCTTCTGCTCCTACAAAGCAACTAACGGGATCAAAAGACATTTAGCCGTTGACACTCTGGGATTTCCTTTCTTTACCTATTTAACAAGAGCAAATGTATCAGATGACCAAGGACTGATTGAGATGTTAACGATTAACATTGATTACTTCAAATCGAAGCCAGATGACATTACCCTAACTACGATATTGCTGGATAGTGGTTATCATATCGAAAAATTGACGACTGATTTACAGAAGGTTTATCCTGAGATTATGACTAAGATTAGGTTTGAAATTTCTCCTAAGGTATCAAAGCAACAGAAGGCAGAAAAAGGTCTGTCTGGGTTTGTAGTTGTGCCGACAAGGTGGGTAATTGGGTTGAAAGATGCAAAATCTTAG